Part of the Palaemon carinicauda isolate YSFRI2023 chromosome 8, ASM3689809v2, whole genome shotgun sequence genome is shown below.
tccagtgtctttggttagagttctcttgcttgagggtacacttgggcacgctatttatatcttgtttctcttcctctcgtttttatgaagtttttatagaatatataccatagatctaatttaatattaatgaactttcaatattttattttgattgttattacttctcttctattttatttatttccttgtttcctatcctccctgggctatttttccctgttgaagcccttgggtttatagcatcatggttttccaactagggttgtagcttatctagtaataataataataataataataataataataataataataataataataataataataatagagtacgcAAGAGTAATGTACCTGGGTACACTGTGTGACGAGTCTCATTTAAATGCTATTGATCTCAATAACTTTTCTGCTTTTATCTCACTTATCAAGAAACAAACAAATGTCTGTCATCGTATAGGAAAAGCAAAAATTCCTCATAGAATTCTTCAACATGTTATCTCGTCTTTGCATCACTGCCTTTGTTACATTTTCTCCTATagtcctagagtaaccaatacaAATCTTACCCAACATTACGCAGTGATAAGAATGGAGATAAGGAAAACGAAAAGACAACGAACCCCTTTGATAAGTAATTCCACCGTAGTATTTCAGTTCCGTACGCGTGTTTACAGGTGGAAGTGGGTTTAGGAAGCAATCTAGCAAAACTTCTGTTGAATTACAAACTTGCAGTTCGATACAATGCTTTACAAGGGCCTGTCGATGGTGAAGTTGAAAGTGGAGTTCAAACCAGTGGTGGACAACTTCGTCTTTCGTCTGCATTACAAATACACTTACACAATATTTATGGTTTGTGTGGTGCTTACAACTCTGTACGACGTCGTCGGTAATGAACCTTcacttttcatttctatttctattctttaattaggctataataaaacaTATGTGACAGGTAACAGAATATTGAGCTAAATTACAATTATCGGTGAATGTTGATGATTATAATCCAGTATTTCGATCGAATGAGAAATGTGCTTTTGTGAAAGTCTGAGGGAAAAGATGTGAGGTAACAACcaacaatattttgaaatattttgtttgtaaacagtTTTAAAACAATTTCATTTTACCACGTTATAAACATGTCGTAAATCAAGAAAGAATAATTAGTTTTATAAAATCTAGGCATTTAATGTCAGCTGGGGAAAAAAGATGATTGCTGACATGTAAAGCTGATTTGTATTGTCATGATTTGCGTTCACTTCTATTACTTTGAGTTATACTTGTTACCTAGGACAACATCATCGAATATTTGAAAATTGCGCTCATTGTGTACGGTGACTATAACATTTACAAGGAAAATAGAACTGATTGTAACAAAACATAGAATAGTATGGTCAGATGAACATGGGCAAACGTAGATATAAAAGGACAGTGtcatatctatatcaataacaactgATAAATAAAAGATGAGCAACACAGATAATGCACCTGTAACTAAGTATCATTGTTATATCTTCTTTCTGAGAATATTTGCCCCGCGTTGTATCAAATAGATATGAAATATCAAATACCACCGATAAAAAATTGTGTTGATTAGAGTACCGAGTGGTTATTTCCGGTTACACAACCACAACAGTGGTTTATTTTTGCAGTTGGAAGAAGCTGACATTTCACCTGTTCTTGTTCATGCATGGCTGCTCTTGTCTAAATCAACTTAATGATTTTGCGTATGTATTATATCGATaaacaaatatgtgtctttctGCGTATAGTTGACACGTGATTTTATAAACACAAACATGTAAATGGTGTAGCCTTTTCATGGTTCCATCTTTACTTCAAGTATTTGTTTGAATGTCTAAGCTATAAGGCCACAATTTTATAGATATACTAGTGTGTGTACGCGACTCGTAAGAAAATTACGACTAAATatcaagatagatatgcacacagaggtgcatagattcaacccttcccacacctccccctctcctaactactgCACGGCTATACATATTATAATGACTAAAAGCCTTTTTTTTAAGTGGAGGTGAATGCTAGAAAAAACAAGACCATGGTCACTGCCGATTCATACTTTAATTGCTGCTGATGAACCCCTTTGAAGCAAAACTTtcacaaaatttacatatttatgtcaTTTGTAGcgaatcaaactctctctctctctctctctctctctctctctctctctctctctctctctctctctctctctctctttatatatatatatatatatatatatatatatatatatatatatatatatatatatatatatatatatgtgtgtgtgtgtgtgtgtaaatatatatacatgtataaatatacatatatatatatacatatatatatatatatatatatatgtgtgtgtgtgtgtgtgtgtgtgtgtgtgcacgcgcgcgcgcgcgtctGCCTGTCTGCTTCTTTAATATTTTTGCAGGAGATGGAATAGGCGACAGCAATATCTCTTGTTTGTGAAGTGGTAACCTAACAAAAATGTAGCTTTGGTAGATACTTGATACTTTCAATTTCCATTTATTCTAATTGATGTATTTTTGCATTAGCCATAGAGGAAAACGGgatagaaatatttttataaattcgtTCAAAATCTTGCTTTAGTTACATAACTTTACCTGAAAATTAATGGGTATAAATCTCAGTTATGTTGAAACATGTCCGATTCTTCCATTAGAAAACTTATTCTTATAACATGATAATGTATGCAACATTCTTGAAGGAACATTGATAATTGAGAAAGAGGTACAGTGTACACATTAACTTTGATTTAATAAACTGGTACTATTATCATCAATAAGCTTTACTATCTTACTAGCGTACGCGACGcgtcgaaaatgacggctaaatattttgatacatatgcacacacacattcaacccttctcacttcctcccactttcctaactacaacccctctcaccagggtgtgacaatgccgcttagcgtgatcggaaagaaatatatatatatatatatatatatatatatatatatatatatatatatatatatatatatatatatatgtgtgtgtgtgtgtgtatatatatatatatatatatatatatatatatatatatatatatatatatatatatatatatatatatatatatatccagacgcatGCTCCATATAATGCACAGTAGTGGTGTTTTTCTGTCCCTAAACATGTcaattataaattacttttaattGTTGCTAACGGAACAAGAGCCGTGGAGTGAATAGCAACATCAAGGAGCCGTTTCTTACTTCTTGAAATCCTTGCCCCAATAAAGCTGTTCGTCTACTACTGCACTGAAAAGGGAAACATTTTAAATAACCTCTTTCAGTCTTCCTGCACAAACCTTTCAAGTTGAAATAAACTCTCAGTGCACttgaactttaaaaaaatatttaggtttGCTTAATATTTCTGTCTGCACTTATGAATGACGCACAAATGTTAATCCAAACACAGTGAAGTATGATTGACAGATCTTATCAACAAAGACAGTTGTCTTCTGTCGGTAACTTATCATATGACGGCTGTAGCTGCTCTGTGGTCCAGTAAGAGGTAAATTGTGTTTGTTACTTTGAAAGCGAAGCGACAGAGACGATATCTTTCATAAAGCCTCTCATTTCTGACCTGTGATCCAGATAAGACAGGAATCTTGGTAATGGATTAAAATGATTACcccttttatttattattgtgtATAAGTGATTTATATTGTAtctattttcttatgtattttgcaTTTTCTTTAGGTTATTGCAACTCTTATTTACTTGCAGCTCTATTTCAGTTTTTCACCAATGAAGTCCAATTTTTAGGAGAGAATGTTAATAaagttaatacattttaaggttgtTCTAAaacaaagtgatatatatatatatatatatatatatatatatatatatatatatatatatatatatatgtgtgtgtgtatatatatatatatatatatatatatatatatatatatatatatatatatatatgtatatgtatatatatacatacatatatatatatatatatatatatatatatatatatatatatatatatatatatatatatatctatatatatatatatatatatatatatatatatatatatatatatatatatatatacatatcttcatacTTAACTGTAAAATTGAGGACGAACTTTCTGGTCAAAAGACTTCCATGATATAACCCGTTTCATGCACGCTCAGTAAAAGCTCATCATCAGTAATTCTTACACCACATTTGCTTCTCatgaaaaaggacataaaaaaaattctttaacgtCCAAGCACTCtcacgcaactttttaggcattcCTCTTCTACTACCAGTTGCCACTCCAAAGTACCCTCAACCAACTTGTCATTCTAAATTGTACCCAGTCTTTATTCCTTCTGGTTATTTACACATTTCACTCCATTTCATTTCTTCCTAAACAACATATACCACGCCAAAAACCCTTCTAAACAGTTTACAACTTATACTTTTATTCGAAATGAGCATTTACAATTTACCTCCATAGAGGAGAGTTGGTTCAAGAATACCTTTAAACCTTACAACCTCAGCTTCCTTCGACAATCCATTTCCATTCACAATCCTTCCACACGcccttctttcttttcttcatattattcTGTCACTCAACGCTATCTCATATCACCTTCTGTATTTACTCCCAATTACCTTTACATAGAAGCTTTCATTCTTTCCCCATTCATATAGACATTAATTATTCAATCAATGTTTTCATTTACCATGATAAACCATTGATCACCCGTACTTTAAAATTTCTTCATTTACAAATCTCTTTCGTTTGTAATTATTACTGAATTACCTTCATATCATTTACTCCTCCTCACTCTGTCCTAAAACTTTCGTCCTCTCTCAAAGTTTCGCATCACCCCAACCGCAATGATATTAAgctttatatacatgcacacatttatatatatatatatatatatatatatatatatatatatatatatacatgtaaatgtatatatatgtatatatatatatatatatatatatatatatatatatatatatatatatatatatacatgtaaatgtatatatatgtatatatatatatatatatatacatataaattatgtatatataatttatatgtatatataaatatatatatacatatatatatatatttatatatacatataaattatatatatatatatatatatatatatatatatatatatatatatatatatatatatatttatataatttatatgtatatatacatataaattatatatatatatatatatatatatatatatatatatatatatatatatatgtatatatataaaacttgttttTAAAgtcggtagttattattattactagtgtaagcgatccatcaaaaatgacggctaactatttagatatatatgtatcctACACACACGAACACGCGGCCCCCTCTCATCAGGATATGAgtactctctctcccctacccgagggacgaggggAGCTGAGCGTAgccaaaaagaaaatatatatatatatatatatatatatatatatatatatatatatatatatatatatatatatatatatatacatatatatatataaatatatatatatatatatatatatatatatatatatatatataaatatatatatatatatatatatatatatatatatatatatatatatatatatatatatatatatatatatatatatatactgtgtatatacatatttatatatatattgccaaacactatatactattattattattattattattattattattattattattattattattatgaaaaacacACGGAAAAAGTCTAACagaatttatttctttaataaaaactACTGATAATAAATCACTTatgtttgaaataattgtaaaagaGCTTCCAAAACCACATCTTTCCCACCAGGTAACCAAATAGACTGCATGAACCCCATGGCTGAGGCAGAGGAAGACGTGGCGGAGGCCTTTAAAGAAGTAGTCGATGCGTATTGCTTTATTATGGGGACGTTCACTGTGGAACGCCACCACGTCCCTACCAAGGAATTGGAATATCACTCCATACCGCACCCTGGTGTTGGTCCCATGAAGAGGGACGACCCTGTTATTCACCACGCCTATTATCAATGGGTGCCCTTTGTGCTTCTCATACAGGTGGGTGAATCATACTGATTTTGTCTGTTTAGTTCTGTGAAGCCATGACAAAGATATTTTTCTATGAACATATTAatgtatttagattttattttataagCTGAATATTTCTACTTTAAATCTAAGGAGTCAGGAATGTACACTGAGATTTACATGAATTAGTTCGTGTTCCCAAAAATATTATtgaatttgattaattttaattCCTAATATCGCATTCACGTGAAAAAACAGAAAACCTCCCACTTCCAACGGGTAAAACTCAATTATTCAAGGGGAAATTGTGACTTATAAACTGATGAAAATTCAGGGTAAGCTAAATGTGGTTCATCGTCCGCTAATTATGCATTACGTTGTTATTCTAAATGAAATTTCGAATGAGcaaatattaaatgtatatatgctaATCAATGCTGATATCATTAAGAAAAGAATTAATTGTATCTATTCATTATCCTGGCAATGGATGTAATGATACAACATAGTTGAGTAGAAGTCTATTTCCCTGGTCAAATGCAGACAGGGGAATGATTGTCTCTCAGAGTAGAATATACGATGATCTTCTTTCTCTCTCATGCTCTTAGGGTGTTTTATTTTACATGCCACACTGGATATGGAAGCTTTTCGAAGGAGGAATGTTCAAAAACGTGATACAAAACCTCTCTGTTAAGGACTACCTCGGCGCAGGCAAAGGGATCAGGAATTACTTCACTAGAGAGACACAGTAAGGATTATCACTTGTTTAAATACTTGTCTGAcgattcaaatatctctctctctctctctctctctctctctctctctctctctctctctctctctctctctctctctctctcagtataacaaGTCTTTCTACCTTGTGCGTGTTATTACTATTAGAACAAATTTCCTcatctatttccttaattcctttcctcacttggctatttttttcctgttggagcccttaggcttatagtagtttgcttttcaaactagggctgtagcttaataataataataataataataataataataataataataataataataataataataataataaatgccatgCCTAAGATTTTACGAGTTTtcttgtaatataatatatatatatatatatatatatatatatatatatatatatatatatatatatatatatatatatatatatatatatatatatatatatatatagcgtaaattTTATTTAAAAGTGAATATACCAAAAATGTTTGCAAAAATCTAACAATATCATGAACGCATCAAAAGAGAATTTACATGACAAGATTCTTTTCtaaaattaccatatatatgtaatgtttaatCATAGCAATATAGGATATGTATTACATGGACAGAAATTTAGAAGACTCTTTCGAACATGATAATACTGAACCAATGTATGCCATTTGCAATATCAATGCTACAAAAAGAAAGATGGTTGACTATACGCTATTTCTGCAGGTATGAAGCCCTTTCAAAATTCATCCGGCACCACATGAAGAACCAGCGCTCGTGGGCCCTCAAGTTCTTCTTCTGTGAGTTTTTGAACTTGGGCGTGGTGATAGGGATGATTTTTTTCACCAATTGGTTCCTTGGTGGAGAGTTCCTGAACTATGGGGCCAGTGTAAGTAGCTAACGGTCTGCTTCTGAGAATCAGGTTGTATCTCACGAAATTCTTGAGCGTAGTAGTTCTTCTATGAACTTTAAAGAAACTAAAATTCTGTGTGCATATTTAATTTTATCACCAACAcctatgattttatattttcaaatatgaagCCTTAGATAATTCTTAACATTGAATTAACTCTACCTTAGGAATAACTTATATCGAACAGGATATGGTAAATGATAAGTGCATCTACCCAGGCCAAGAGTTTGCATCTATGCTTATTATATATTACGGAAGTACACAGACGACATACCCCTTCGATTATTAAGAGAAGTAAGTTGGTATAGACTCCGCTGTATCAATTTCTGACGAATTACTAAGATTGTAACACTTGGATATTTGGCTAGTTTTATTAACAAAACCCGCGATTCTTATACTTTCAAATATCCCTAacgaatattaataacaaaaaaaactGCTATAAACAGCCACGTATTGCAAGCAATCTTGTTGGAAATGGGCTGAGTTTGATTTTAATTACTACCACCTGAATTCGACTAAAATACACGTAAAAGAGTTGAAATCAATGTTTATCTCTCAGAAAACGAATGCATAAGTCGAACCCTATATCATTATCCAAAGCATTGGTTCGCATATGGGCGGCCCTCTGCAAATACACTTCTCGTATATAATTCGGAACTTTTATGAGGCACGTAGAATAGATTATTCtatttgagaatttttttctttttttggagttttggtaaaaataatatataacgggtaaaaaaaaaatgataagctaCGATttattgtacaacatgtctcaaaaagaaaTTTAAAGAGACATGGAATTGATTCTCAAGTTTGTGGAAAACAAAATATGCACTATTAATTATATTTCGCACTAATTTGAGTTATACTCAACAATCTACGgagctcctttttttattttacaaaatattctcCAGTGAAAATAGTGCTCCTATACCAACAATGTTATTGCagcaaatattgataaaaacaaagTTTCCTCGTTCGCTTTATTATATTCCACAGGAATAATACATCGATTAAATGTGCTGCATAAAgctaatacatacagtatattcagcaatatgTAACAAGGTAATACGAAATATTAAATTAATTAACCTGTTTATCGTTAAATTACAACCAGAAGAATATGGCCGACTTATAACCATAAAACTTTGACAGACCCCGAACTGATTAATTGGTTACCTGACGGGATGATAGATTGGTAAGAGACATTGAAGTCATTACTTGTATTAGAAGATGATAAGTACAATGGTTTCTTACCATTATCACTAAGGTCACAAAATTTTCTCTGGCTTCAAAATAAAGCATGTCAAAGATAGGCTACTAATGCaaagtagattatatatatgtaaattatgttaaTCTGCTTTGAAGGGGATGTCACCATAAAGTTCAAGTCCTTCAATTTCTCAGAAAGTGTTCAGAGATGAAGTTGCAAGACATGCTATTTTTTCTTGACCCCAACACATGCTCATTTTCATTCATGGGCAATTAGCTAGGAGCAATTCATGGCTATCAAAGCTGTGCACTGTATAAGTTAGTcgctccctcatatatatatatatatatatatatatatatatatatatatatatatatatatatatatatatatatatatatatatatatataatgtgtgtaagtaCGTATATACTTATCGATaataacaagaaatgcagccgttcttagtccattacaggacaaaggcctcagacatgtcaaatcatatctggggtttggccagtttccattgcggatgggtgatggtgggggattttcatctgatcgctcacaactttgctgatcatggtgattcgcaaaccatttcaccacgttaaggtctctcccctcagaaatggatatatatatatatatatatatatatatatatatatatatatatatatatatatatatatatatatatatatatatatatatatatgtatatatatatatatatatatatatatatatatatatatagatagatatatacatatatatatatatatatatatatatatatatatatatatatatatatagatagatatatatatatatatatacatatatatattgtatataaatgtatatatatgtatatatacatacagtatatatatacattatatatatatatatatatgtatatatatatacagtatatacaattatatacatactgtatatatgtatatatatatatatatatatatatatatatatatatatatatatatatatatatatatatatgccattggaTACAAATCAGCACGTAGCTTTTAAAATCCAAAGATTAATCTGCAAAGTGAAAACTTCAAAGTAAATGACGAAAACTTATTCTTTGTCGTTTCTTCTTATTTCTTCTACCGACAACAATTTCAGTCGTTGACTTATGAATTTCTTCACGGCTGCATTAAGTagtggaaatatatttcaatatatatgatgtcacaataaaaagaatgaaaagaaaatctgAACACTTATGaagaaaaatggaaatatgaagTCACAAAGAAGTTTTCTATAAAgaactttgagaaattaaaaatagaaatccACGAGGTTCCACAAAATCACAAGATTCACTTCAGATAGGTAACGCTAATGGGAGGTCTAAGTCAATGACTGAAATAACTGATGGTAGAGGAAATTAATAGGAAGAATATAGAAGACGTTTCCTCTTTTAGGGCTTCTGATAACATGACTGGTTGCTGCCTtgtctttcatatgaaaatacggTTCGGTCcaatttatatatgcagtatatatactatatctatatctatatctatatctatatatatatatatatatatatatatatatatatatatatatatatatatatatatatctagatatacatatatatatatatatatatatatatatatatatatatatatacacacatacacacacacacacacacacacatatatatatatatatatatatatatatatatatatatatatacacacatacacacacacacacacacacacacatatatatatatatatatatatatatatatatatatatatatatatatatatatatatatatatatatatatatatatactgtacatatatagtgtgtgtcagAAATTTGTCCCTAATATAGAAgctcaaatgtgtgtgtgtgtgtgtgtgtctgatattATATAAGTCAATCTAATAGGCAGgtgttcttttgtattttctatttactCTTCAATTCTATTTAATGATTATATGGTAATAATGAATCATTATTTTATAACTTTCAcagtttagaataataataataataataataataataataataataataataataataataatatactaatgagaacaacaacaacaacaacaataatactaatactaatactaatactaataataataataacaatgataataacaacaataataataataataataatagtaataataataataataataataataataataataataataataataatagtgagtattcagaaaaggtaaataaatatacaatacgATATTATGTTTTCTAACAAATCCTATTCCAATTCCTCCCATCTAACAAAATACTGTCATTCTCTACAAGTTTTATATGAAAACTGATAACTTATTTCTGAAATATCTTTCAGGTCATCGAAATTCTGGGACAGGATCCTGAAAATCGAACGGATCCCATGTCTCGGGTCTTTCCCAAAATGACCAAATGCATCTTCAAGACCTTTGGCTCCTCCGGCACCATCCAGATTCATGACGTCATGTGCCTAATTGCGACCAACATTATCAATGAAAAGGTGAATTTCTCCAATGGATGGATTAAGCAGGTGCCTCTTTTTTATGTAAAGACCAAAAGGACTggtaacctatagtcaatttcttttaggggggtatatttgcaccgactcacagtggtgccctttcagctctgaaaagtttcctgatcgctgattggttggacaagatatttctaaccaatcagcgatcaggaaacttttccgagctaaaaggacaccgttgcgagtcggtgcaaatttgcctcgctaaaagaaatggactatgatGTCTGTTTCTAGCCCATATCCGAAGAACACAAGGAACCTTGAAAGCAAAGCAAGGACAAAGGGCGAGGCTTGATAGCGAAGGAAGTGTGTGAAtctgcctttaaaggtttaaataccactcatgaatggcagaggcacgggacagtgacaatgcccgagagactaaccatacatatatgatcagcgcctaagatccactgcacccaagctagggtcagggagggcaaggcaatggctgatgatgactcagcaggtagacctgcagtctccctcatccttagctcacaatgatggtgaggttgcagacactataataaactaacgagcttgagcgtgactcgatccCCAATCTGGCAGaccaaaaggccaccacaaccctaaaaagaTTATTAATTTTGTTGGGTTTATGATTGGAAACTTTAGAATGGTGAATAAGTGTTGTTATTGAATATAAAAATTTCGTCATTCATTCATTCCGCTCTATCCCTAAAGCAAGGGGTCAGTTGCCCTAAAGTGTTTTCTCCAACCATTTCTGTCGAAAGCATCTTCTTCCAATAAAACCTTCTCATCCAGATCCTTCTTTACTTTATCACGTCTATATAACATACCTAAGTCATTTCAATCTctctatatatgtgaatatttaagtATTCATTGTAATacagataatttcaataatattgaatATTGATGGCATTTAGAATCTGGTTTTGAGAGACCAGATTAAGCCTCGTCATTATTATATAAGAACACTCTATGTATAAATGCATTTTTCAACTAAATCCTTTGAAGGGTTGTACTTTGATGTAGGAAATAGAAtataaattttctcatgaaattttCTTGCATTGTAGATTACAAGTTACCTATTGTGCCTTGTAAGTCTAGTTAGTGTATGTCATAATTTCTTATcaacaaaatattttacatttgcaGATCTATGTTTTCCTCTGGGTCTGGTTAATCATCTTGACCGCAGTCACGAGCATCTGGTTCATTGGCCGCCTCCTCACCATCGTTCTTCCTCCGTTCAGGAATTTCCTTTTAAAGGTAAGCATCTTCTGCAATATTCAGTCTCATTATAGAAGACAATAGAAAGAGTAACTCTAGAAAACTCTTTAACACTCTCTCCTCCCTACTCCTTAAATCGTATTTTAAGGAGGTATAGACCTGCATTTTTTATATCACAAATCTTGTTACTATGCATGGTATTTAAGTAACTCTCTTCCGGCCATGAGTCCTAATACATTCTAACCCAGAAACTTAGATCTTCTGAATAGCAACTTCTAGTGTATGCCACACTAAATTATCAAACATTCTCAGAACTGGTCGTTGTGGTatgataataattttgtatttCTCCGTAGTAAATGAACATCCTATACTCATTTCAGAACGATGTGATAAAACAGCTAAcatttccatattatata
Proteins encoded:
- the LOC137646027 gene encoding innexin inx2-like isoform X1, with product MLYKGLSMVKLKVEFKPVVDNFVFRLHYKYTYTIFMVCVVLTTLYDVVGNQIDCMNPMAEAEEDVAEAFKEVVDAYCFIMGTFTVERHHVPTKELEYHSIPHPGVGPMKRDDPVIHHAYYQWVPFVLLIQGVLFYMPHWIWKLFEGGMFKNVIQNLSVKDYLGAGKGIRNYFTRETQYEALSKFIRHHMKNQRSWALKFFFCEFLNLGVVIGMIFFTNWFLGGEFLNYGASVIEILGQDPENRTDPMSRVFPKMTKCIFKTFGSSGTIQIHDVMCLIATNIINEKIYVFLWVWLIILTAVTSIWFIGRLLTIVLPPFRNFLLKSYVKETRRGDLFIILGQHSTLSEWLLLIQLARNMDKTVFSDFIHDFAQDLFHTTATLRADDVRKRKLLS
- the LOC137646027 gene encoding innexin inx2-like isoform X2 yields the protein MILRNQIDCMNPMAEAEEDVAEAFKEVVDAYCFIMGTFTVERHHVPTKELEYHSIPHPGVGPMKRDDPVIHHAYYQWVPFVLLIQGVLFYMPHWIWKLFEGGMFKNVIQNLSVKDYLGAGKGIRNYFTRETQYEALSKFIRHHMKNQRSWALKFFFCEFLNLGVVIGMIFFTNWFLGGEFLNYGASVIEILGQDPENRTDPMSRVFPKMTKCIFKTFGSSGTIQIHDVMCLIATNIINEKIYVFLWVWLIILTAVTSIWFIGRLLTIVLPPFRNFLLKSYVKETRRGDLFIILGQHSTLSEWLLLIQLARNMDKTVFSDFIHDFAQDLFHTTATLRADDVRKRKLLS